The sequence ATTGACACTACCTTCGAACAAGAACATGTTCAAGACATGATTAATCTAAAAATGGTAAACCGTACCCAAGCTGCCAAGAAACATCGTATTGTTACTGAGTCCGGAATTGAAATAATCTTACCACTTGATATTTTGGATATAAGTGATGTTGTTAATATATCTACGGATATCAATGGTCAAGTATCGATTGAACTTAAAGATATTGGGAAAATTCTCTAATTACTATAATGAACAAGCATGTTATAGGTTCATTATAGAGCCGGATTTACAACTCAATTGAGTGAAATTTCAGATAATTGTGTTTTATGTCAAATATACTTTGACACGGTGCATTCACTTCGATATACTCTATCTATAACGGAGGGGTATTATGAAAAAAATAGCCATAATATGTGATTCATCGGTGTCATTTACTCAAGCTGAAATTGAAAAGTTTGGCGTCTATATTGCACCATTGACCATTATCCATAATAATACGGTATATATTGACCAAGTCACAATAACTGAAAATCAAGTAAATGATTTGTTACGCAATCACGAAGTTGTAAAGACGTCTCAACCCAACCTTGGGACGATTTACGAATTATTTGAAAAAGTTATGTCTGAAGGTTATGATCATATCTTTGCATTAAGCATCGGGACTGCTTTATCCGGTACTTACAGTTCAATGGAAATGGTGAAACAAGATCTCAAAATTGAGAACATGTCTGTAATCAATACCCATTCCATCACGGGCCCAGTTCAACAAGCTGTTGCTGCGATTCGTAAAATGAATGAAGCAGATTACAGTGTGGAACAGATTGAAGTTTATTTAGATCATTTTTTCTCTAATCAAATTTCATATATCTATCCTCAAACACTTGATCAAGTGATTGCAAGTGGTCGTGTTTCGAAGACTGCCGCAAAAGTGGCGAGTTTATTGAAAATTAAACCTGTTTTGTATTTGGAGAATAAAGGTCAGTCGATTGAAAAGTTAGGTGTTGCACGTTCTGAACGTAGAATTTTTTCATTACTTGTGAATGACTTAATACATCACGAAGTGAAACCGGAAACCCATGATATTTATCTTCTTCACAGTGAAGGATTGGACACATTAAAACGATTCCAAGATTTTCTAACGGAATCTTTAGGTCCTTTTACCATTAAAATAGTCAATCTACCAGCTGCTGTCGCAACACATGCAGGTATTGGAACACTTGCATTGCAATGGTGTTATAAAATATAAATTAAAGTTCCATTAAACCTTTAGCCATACCGCTAAGGTTTTTTTTTGAATCAGACTTGAAACCGACGATCTTAAATTTGTCGTGAATTCGGTTTGATTATCCTTACAGTTGATATCATGTGGTATAATATTTACAAAAGAGGTGATGCTATGTATTTGTTTATTTATAATCCAAAAGCGGGGTTATCGCAACCAAACGAATTGAATGAATTCATTCATTGCTTAAATCAAAGTAAGATTCGTTTTGACTTATTTCTAACAGATCTTAATTATGGTCCTGTAGAAATTATGGATGAAGTTGATCACAACTATGAAGGTTATATTATTGCAGGTGGTGATGGTACGGTAAGCCAAATGGTTCAGGGATTATACAATCACAAAATACGTAAGCCGCTTATTATTTTACCTATTGGGACTGCGAATGAGATTGCGAAAAATTTAGGGAATGTCGCCCATATTACTGATATTCTAAGCAATCTTGAAAACTTAACTGAAAGACCAGTTGATCTGGGCGTTTTAAATGAAACGGATTGTTTTACCTTTGCACTCACGTTTGGAAACTTTACAGAGGTTACATATAAAACACCGCAGAACTTGAAAAATTGGTTGGGTTATCGCGCTTATTTAATTTATGGTTTTTTAACGTTTCGACGCATTCATGCATATGGTTTGAAAGTTCGAATTGATGACACGTCGTTTTCGGGTAGTTTTGTATTTGGAGGCATCACGAATTCGAAATCTGTGGGGGGCATCTTTCATTATGATGAAAATGAGATTGAATTATCAGATGGTCTTTTTGAGGTGATGTTGATACGGAAACCACGAAATGTTTCACAGATACGTCAAATTCTTAAAGGAATGATGAGTCGTGAATATGATAATGAAATGTTTGTGATCCGTCAGTGTACAGAAGTAGAGATTCAGTCGGATACGGTAATGTCTATGAATATTGATGGTGAGTTTGCAGGAGATATGAGTTCGTTTAAAGCAACGAATCATAAAGAGATTTTAAATCTTATGGATTATAAAGGAGTCACAACACATGATTAGCCAATTGGAACAATTTCGTTTGGATAAACTAACAGAGGCGATTGAGATTCAATCGATTTTAAGTCCGAAGCAAGCAAAAGCGCTTGCGGGTAGTTTGTATGATGAAATTGATTGGGATGATGTTCATGTTCGCTCAAAGAGTTTTCAACGTCTTGTGACACCTTTCCTTTATGAACGTAATGTATTGCGTTCTCAACATGAACGCAGCTGTTCCATCAAACGTGGGTTTAAGTTCAAACGATAACAGTCTCAATTTCATATTGTTAGATATTAAAGTACAAAAATGTTTGTCAGGAGGTATCATGTCATATTTCTTAATGATTACAATCGTTGCGATTTCGATATCGTTTTTTTATGGACTATCTTGGTTTTTTCTAAATCGAGAAATGATTGTTTTAAGGCATCGTAAACAAACGTTATTTAAGTTTCTTGGAATTTTTATTCTCATTCAAGTTCTCAATAATTATATCTTAGAATTCACTCCTGGATTAGTATCGAGTCTTATGAACCGAAATCTATTGTATTTAGTGGAAGGTCCGGTATTTGCGATACAAGCTCTTGTTTTATCGATCATTCTGGCGCGTGATGCTCACATAAGCTACCTCCATGCTTTGTCTTCAAGTTTATTCAGTTACTTTATCACAGGAAGTCTATTTACCGTTGTGACTACGATTCTATATCAAATTTTGATACCATTTCCAAACTTAATTTCGTATACCGTTTTAGGTGGGTATGTACTCACCGCGTGTGTTGCCTTTCTAATCTCGATCCTATTTCGCATCTCAAATTTTAGTGATTATTTTTCAAAATTGTTTACTTCACGTCGAAAAGCCTTATTAGTAACCTTTGCGTTTTGGTGTATTAAGGATGTGTTTCGTATCATCTATGTTTATGGCACCAAAAGTTACAGCAACGCATCTTTTGTTTTAGGTGTTATTGTTGTGTTTGAAGTAATTCTCATCATCTTAGTAATTTCCGTTTTAGAACATCAACGCTTGATCTTACACACACAACGTGTTCATTACCTCCAACAGGTTCAACAGGCTCACTCCTTAGAACGATTAACTCAAGAAGTGCGGATGTTGCGACATGACTTTAAGAATTTGTTTTCTAGTATTTATCTTGCTTTTGATGAAGGGGATGAGACGGTTCAACGTATCCTCGACCAAACCGAACGTTATATGGATCATGTTGACCATCCAGAACCTATTCAAATTACCCATACACCAAATGATACTGGTTTTGTTGAGGTAATTCTCAACACGCTTTATGAACTGCGTTTGGGTTTGGGGATTTCAATGTTTCTTGTCATTGGTGGTATTGTGCTCTTGGAGGTTTCCGGAAAAAATTTAGGTATTTATCAATATCTTGAAGCCAATCGCATTCATCTGATTCTAGTTCTTTCTTGTTTAGCGATTGTGAGTGTTGTTTTTCTTTCGTTTGAATCGGTATCGAAACGTATTGATGCCACCAATTCTTATATTGCTGAGCAAAATTATTATCTTAATTCGCTTTTTAAGCTCCAAGAAGGCGTGAGACAAAGCCAAAAGATTTACCGTGATACGTTTAATCAACTTGCATATCAAATTGAAGCCAGTGGCTTGGATGGCGGTAGAGAGTACCTAAGAACCAATACATTGGCGATTGATCACCAACTTGAGAAGGAAGTAAAACAAACGGCTCAGCTTGCGAATATCGAAATCATGGAGATTAAGAGTTTGCTCCTAGGGAAATTCATCGAAATGCAGGGCAAAAAAATTGATTATGTCTTTGAATGTATGAATCCGATTCAGACAATCTCGATGCACTCCAATGATTTTATCCGGGCAATTGGTATTTTAATCGATAATGCGATTGAAGCGGTAGAAGGACATCCCACAGGTTACATTAACGTACTTCTTTATCAAGAAGATACATACCTTAAAGTTGTGGTAGAAAACACAATTCATGAACCCATTGCAATCAACAAAATCTTTAATCCTGATTACAGTTCAAAAGGGAGTGGAAGAGGCCTAGGTTTACAAAGTTATCGAAGTATTTTGAATAAATATCGTAATGCTGTAGGACATACCTCATGCACAAATGATAAATTTAAACAAGAACTCAGAGTGGAGAATTAAAATGATACCTGTATATATATTAGAAGATGAAACAATAATTCGTGAACACATACAAGATGTAATTGATAAACATATTGTGATACAAAATTATGATATGAAGATTTTGTGCGCAACAGATAATCCAGAGTCTATATTAGAAATAGGTGCTTTGGAAAATGTTCGGGGTTTATATTTTCTTGATGTCGATTTAGGGCCCAATGCGATGAGTGGTTTTGAATTGGCTAAAATAATTCGAGAACGCGATCCTCGTGGCTATCTTGTCTTTATTACGACACATGATGAATTGTTGTTGGAAACATTTAGAATGCGTCTTGAAGCAATGGACTATATTCTCAAAGATGATATGAACCAAGTGGATGAGCGTATTCGACATTGTATTGATGAGACCATCGATCGTGTCATTAAGGAACAAATGGAAATTGGTGAATATTATACGGTTAAAATATTTGATGATCTTTATCATATTCCAGTCAGCGAGATCCTTTATTTTGAAACATCTCAAGAGAAACATCGAATCATTATTCATGCAGATCGTGATATTTTAGATTTTGTTGGAAATCTATCCAAAATTGATATCGATTTGGGTAAGACCTTTGTACGAGTGCACCGATCTTATGTTGTGAATGAAAAACGGATTAAACGAATTGACCGTGGCAAGTCCGAAATTGAACTGGATAACGGTGAAATTATTCCTATGTCTCGAAAGGGGCGTAAAACGCTAGAAGGCTAAAGCCTTCTTTTTTTTGTCATTAAGCCAAGAAATTGGGTCGTTTAGGTCGTTTAAAGAAGATTTCAAATGATTCATGATAATCTTTAATTATTCAAAGGAGATTGAATATGATTAATGTTAAGAATATGACAAAGAAATACGGAAATAAAACAGCTGCAAATAATGTTTCGTTAATTGCAAATCCGGGGGAAATCACAGTTTTATTAGGTGAAAATGGTGCTGGAAAGTCCACAACCATCAAATCTATAATTGGTTTATTAGATTATGAAGGGGAGATTTCAATTTGTGGTTATGATAATCACAGTGTAGAAGCCAAAAAACGTTTTGGATATATACCCGAAGTACCGGTTCTTTACGATCTACTTACCGTACAAGAACATATTGATTTTATCGGTCATGCTTATGACGTTAAGAATTATGAAGTGCTCGCGACGGAATATTTAGATTTATTCCGACTTGATTCCAAACGGGATACGATTGCGAAAGAGTTATCAAAAGGGATGCGTCAAAAACTCTCAATGATTCTTGCACTCATTACGGAACCTAAGGCGATTTTAGTCGATGAACCGATGATGGGACTTGATCCTCAAAGCATTGAAGATACTCTTAAACTACTTACAGACCTAAAAGATAAAGGTACCAGTGTTCTATTGAGTACTCATGTAATTGATATTGTTAGTGAAGTTTGGGATCGTGCTTATATTATGAAAAATGGTCACGTTATTTGTGAAGTATTGCGAAAAGATATTAAAGATAAGAGTCTTAAAGAGATTTATTTTGAAGTCGGTAAGGAGATATAGAAGATGGTAATACTGCTTAAACTATCATTACTAAAACGGTTTGCGAAAATAAGAAATATATTGAGTAAGCCTACTTCCGCACTTTTTACTTTAGGAGCACTTTTACTTTACGGTTCAATGTTTATCCCAATGTTTAGACATGAAGGAAAAGCAATTATGGCACCGGAACTCATGCAAGCATATATTATGATTGTTTTAGGGATTTCTGCCTTTTTCATGCTTTCTATGGTGCTCTCAAAACATCAAAGTCTATTCTTTCTTGAAGATTCGTATTTTATGTTCATCGGACCCTTTAATCGAAAACAAATCTTAAGTCTTTTACCTTTTGAAAACATTTGGGGAAGCATGCTGCTCGCATTATTAGCGTCATTCCTAAGTGCTTTCCAGTTTAGTTTGCATTTTGCAATGCCAATTCAGCTTGTCTTGATCACATTTTTTATGAATACACTCTTGATAAGTGCGTTTTCATTGATTATGGAGTGGTTTTATCTTAAAGGCATTATTCAAAAAACTAAGAGTAAAGGACCACGCATTCTTTTGGGATTATTAATCGTGTGTGCTTTATTAATTTTTGGAACTCAATTTTACCAAAATGGTTTTGATGTCATGGCATCTTTAATGGCTTTTGTAACCCAAGATTCCTTTTTCTGGATACCTTTATTTGGATGGGCTAAACTGGGTCTTGTTGGATTTGTAAGTCAAAACATAGTTCAAGTTTTACTGGGCTTTGGCTTAATGGTCTTATTCCATGTTATTGCAATCTATGTTTTTGCGAATACAAAGGGAGACTTCTTCGAACAAGCAATGCTTGATGCTGAAGATTTTTCAGAATTCTATGCCCGTGCAAAATCAGGTAAGCAAGAAATCAATACAGATGATATCAAACAGGTTGAAGTAAAATATGGTATTGGTGCTCGTGCTATACATAATAAGAATGTACTCTTACTAAAAAAACAAAGACGCATGATCGGTCTAAAAGATGTTTTAATCTATATTATCTACCTTATTATGGGTTTTTTTATGAAGATGCCGATTCAAGGATACATCATGTTTATTATTATTGCGTTATTTAATCAAGCAAATATTGATACATTAACGGATGATTTAAAACAATATCATTTGTACCTCATTCCGGATTCACCATTACGTAAACTATTTAATACAATTAAACTACCATTTCTTAAATCACTGGGGATTGCTTTATTCTTTACTTTAGTCTCTATTGGGATGGCTCGTGCAAATCTTGGCGAAGCGTTGGTAGCACTTGTATTCGTATCAAGTTATGTTGCTTTAATTAACGTATCATCAATTTTAACCATTCGCATAATGAAGTCTCGTCACAACCAAATCGTGGATATGCTTCTACGGATGATTCTATGTGTATTACCCATTGTAGTCGTATTTGCGACTGCCGGCCTTTTAAGTGTCGATATTGAAGCAAATGCAATGGCTCTAGGTTTAACTGTGAGTGCACTTGCTTATGCAATAGCTGGGGCAGGATTTGTCTGGGTGGCACCGATGCTCAGAGGAACTGAGTTTTAAGGAGGGGACAATATGAAACATGAAAAAAATGCATTAGCAACATGGATTCCAATTGGTGTTGGTGTTGGCTTGGTTATCGGTCTTATCTTTGATAAGCTCGTACTTGGTTTGGGTTTAGGATGCAGTGTTGGAGTTTGTGTCGGAAGTTATTTAGATTCAATGGATGATTGATGTATAAAAAAAAACAGGCATTTGCCTGTTAACTAATATATGATCTGGGGACTACTCATCAATAAATATATCTTGTAAGTCAGTCTTGAGCGCTTTCGCAATATTGAAAGCAAGTTGTAATGATGGCACATACTTATTGTGCTCTACAGCCAAGATCGTTTGCCGGGTTACACCGGTTTGATCTGCAAGTTCTTGTTGTGTTAATTTTAGTGCTTTACGTTTTTCTTTAATTTTATTTTTCATTTCATCGTACCTTTCCGATATGATGAGTTAATCTTAGTATCCCCTTAACCTATGATTAGTTGGTTATAGTATAGCAAAAAGTTCTTTAATTGTGAGTAAAAGCTTAAAAAAACATTGTTTTTACTACTATTTGTTTTAAAAAAAGCACATATAGGATATGATATGAGAAAGAAGGTGATTATTATGGAACAAGTACTTGTAACGTTAATTATTATTCTGGTTGTACTTATAATTGGTTTAAGTATTGCGCGTATTCAAGAACGTACAACTGAGTATGATGTATTTGAGGCTGAACGAAAATCACGACCTTATACAGAAGCAGAGGTACATCACCATGAGGTGAAGTTTGGAAGTAAAGCCAAACCAAGCAATTCGATTCGCGTAAGTGAAACTACTGAGGAAGAAATTCGTCATCTCGTTTTATCAGGTAAGAAAATCTTAGCGATAAAAATGCTCGTTGAGAAAACGGGAATGTCGCTATCAGAGGCAAAGCATCGTATTGATCAATATTAGTAGAAATCTAACTTCGGTTAGATTTTTTTTATGTGATATTACACATAAACTCATTATGAACGTACATTCATGTTATATTTAAAACAGTAAGTTAGGAGGGGTTATTTGAATATCTTATTAAGTAAATTTAAAGAGGTATCTTTTTCAGTATTGCCCATTACAGTTTTAGTACTCTTAATGCATTTTTTTCTAGTACCACTTGAAACAGATGTATTGGTACGATTTCTCATTGGGGGATTATTTGTAATCATCGGTTTGGGCATTTTTTTATTTGGTGCAGAACTGGGGATTGTACCAATCGGAACGCTTATGGGGAAATCGATTGCGCGAACGAATAAAGTGAGTATTGTTGCGGTGCTAGGTCTAGTTCTTGGTTTTTTAATTACCTTTGCGGAGCCAGACTTACAAATTCTTGCGAATGAAGTGAATGTGGCTTCTGGGGGTACCTTATCCGCAACATTAATTGTAAGTGTTGTTTCGGTAGGTGTAGGCATAATGGTAGCGATCGGTCTTTTGAGAATTTTGTTTAATAAACCTCTCAATAAACTTTTTGCTGTTACTTATTTTGGAATTATGGTATTAGGTGTTTTTGTATCCGAAGAGTTTCTCGCAATTTCTGTTGATGCCTCGGGTGCTACAACCGGTGCAATGACAACACCGTTTATTCTTGCTTTAGGGTATGGGGTGTCTCAACTTAAAGGTGGAAAGCATGCGGAGGAGGACAGTTTTGGGATGGTTGGACTGGCATCTGCAGGTCCTATATTTATGGTTATGATCCTAAGCTTAGTTAGAGGACTTGGTGGTATTGAAGGAGAGAGTGCCGTGATTCTGGAATCACAAGGGATTCTCTTGCCTTTTATTCGGATATTGCCTACAATGTTGAAAGAGTCCTTGCTTTCATTGTTACCACTCACAATTTTGTTTATTGCCTTTGATATGTGGAAGTTCAAACTGACACGTTTTCGAAGAGATAAGATTTTTAAAGGACTGTTCTATACTTTCTTTGGTCTTTCCATTTTTATGACAGGCGTTCAAGCAGGATTTATGGATGCAGGTCGTATTTTAGGAGAAGGTGTTGCTTTAATCCCAAATCGCTCTCTGCTGTTAGTTGTAGGTTTTTTAATGGGTATGGTGGTTGTGTTGGCTGAACCGGCGGTATATGTACTGACCGAACAAGTTGAAGATGTAACTTCTGGCCATATTAAGAAAAAATCAATTCTGGTTACACTATCAATAGGAATAGCGTTTGCAGTGATGTTGTCCATGCTACGCATTACATCAGAGCATTTAAAACTATGGCATTTACTACTGCCGGGATTTATGTTGGCTACGGTTCTATCGTTCAAGGTTCCTAATATTTTTGTGGGAATTGCATATGATTCCGGTGGGGTAGCATCGGGCCCCATGACAGCAACCTTTGTATTAGCGTTTGCTCAAGGTGCTGCATCAGCAATACCGACTGCGAATGTAATGAC is a genomic window of Erysipelothrix amsterdamensis containing:
- a CDS encoding DegV family protein, whose amino-acid sequence is MKKIAIICDSSVSFTQAEIEKFGVYIAPLTIIHNNTVYIDQVTITENQVNDLLRNHEVVKTSQPNLGTIYELFEKVMSEGYDHIFALSIGTALSGTYSSMEMVKQDLKIENMSVINTHSITGPVQQAVAAIRKMNEADYSVEQIEVYLDHFFSNQISYIYPQTLDQVIASGRVSKTAAKVASLLKIKPVLYLENKGQSIEKLGVARSERRIFSLLVNDLIHHEVKPETHDIYLLHSEGLDTLKRFQDFLTESLGPFTIKIVNLPAAVATHAGIGTLALQWCYKI
- a CDS encoding diacylglycerol/lipid kinase family protein, with the protein product MYLFIYNPKAGLSQPNELNEFIHCLNQSKIRFDLFLTDLNYGPVEIMDEVDHNYEGYIIAGGDGTVSQMVQGLYNHKIRKPLIILPIGTANEIAKNLGNVAHITDILSNLENLTERPVDLGVLNETDCFTFALTFGNFTEVTYKTPQNLKNWLGYRAYLIYGFLTFRRIHAYGLKVRIDDTSFSGSFVFGGITNSKSVGGIFHYDENEIELSDGLFEVMLIRKPRNVSQIRQILKGMMSREYDNEMFVIRQCTEVEIQSDTVMSMNIDGEFAGDMSSFKATNHKEILNLMDYKGVTTHD
- a CDS encoding penicillinase repressor translates to MISQLEQFRLDKLTEAIEIQSILSPKQAKALAGSLYDEIDWDDVHVRSKSFQRLVTPFLYERNVLRSQHERSCSIKRGFKFKR
- a CDS encoding GHKL domain-containing protein — translated: MSYFLMITIVAISISFFYGLSWFFLNREMIVLRHRKQTLFKFLGIFILIQVLNNYILEFTPGLVSSLMNRNLLYLVEGPVFAIQALVLSIILARDAHISYLHALSSSLFSYFITGSLFTVVTTILYQILIPFPNLISYTVLGGYVLTACVAFLISILFRISNFSDYFSKLFTSRRKALLVTFAFWCIKDVFRIIYVYGTKSYSNASFVLGVIVVFEVILIILVISVLEHQRLILHTQRVHYLQQVQQAHSLERLTQEVRMLRHDFKNLFSSIYLAFDEGDETVQRILDQTERYMDHVDHPEPIQITHTPNDTGFVEVILNTLYELRLGLGISMFLVIGGIVLLEVSGKNLGIYQYLEANRIHLILVLSCLAIVSVVFLSFESVSKRIDATNSYIAEQNYYLNSLFKLQEGVRQSQKIYRDTFNQLAYQIEASGLDGGREYLRTNTLAIDHQLEKEVKQTAQLANIEIMEIKSLLLGKFIEMQGKKIDYVFECMNPIQTISMHSNDFIRAIGILIDNAIEAVEGHPTGYINVLLYQEDTYLKVVVENTIHEPIAINKIFNPDYSSKGSGRGLGLQSYRSILNKYRNAVGHTSCTNDKFKQELRVEN
- a CDS encoding LytR/AlgR family response regulator transcription factor; its protein translation is MIPVYILEDETIIREHIQDVIDKHIVIQNYDMKILCATDNPESILEIGALENVRGLYFLDVDLGPNAMSGFELAKIIRERDPRGYLVFITTHDELLLETFRMRLEAMDYILKDDMNQVDERIRHCIDETIDRVIKEQMEIGEYYTVKIFDDLYHIPVSEILYFETSQEKHRIIIHADRDILDFVGNLSKIDIDLGKTFVRVHRSYVVNEKRIKRIDRGKSEIELDNGEIIPMSRKGRKTLEG
- a CDS encoding ABC transporter ATP-binding protein, with amino-acid sequence MINVKNMTKKYGNKTAANNVSLIANPGEITVLLGENGAGKSTTIKSIIGLLDYEGEISICGYDNHSVEAKKRFGYIPEVPVLYDLLTVQEHIDFIGHAYDVKNYEVLATEYLDLFRLDSKRDTIAKELSKGMRQKLSMILALITEPKAILVDEPMMGLDPQSIEDTLKLLTDLKDKGTSVLLSTHVIDIVSEVWDRAYIMKNGHVICEVLRKDIKDKSLKEIYFEVGKEI
- a CDS encoding putative ABC exporter domain-containing protein, with translation MVILLKLSLLKRFAKIRNILSKPTSALFTLGALLLYGSMFIPMFRHEGKAIMAPELMQAYIMIVLGISAFFMLSMVLSKHQSLFFLEDSYFMFIGPFNRKQILSLLPFENIWGSMLLALLASFLSAFQFSLHFAMPIQLVLITFFMNTLLISAFSLIMEWFYLKGIIQKTKSKGPRILLGLLIVCALLIFGTQFYQNGFDVMASLMAFVTQDSFFWIPLFGWAKLGLVGFVSQNIVQVLLGFGLMVLFHVIAIYVFANTKGDFFEQAMLDAEDFSEFYARAKSGKQEINTDDIKQVEVKYGIGARAIHNKNVLLLKKQRRMIGLKDVLIYIIYLIMGFFMKMPIQGYIMFIIIALFNQANIDTLTDDLKQYHLYLIPDSPLRKLFNTIKLPFLKSLGIALFFTLVSIGMARANLGEALVALVFVSSYVALINVSSILTIRIMKSRHNQIVDMLLRMILCVLPIVVVFATAGLLSVDIEANAMALGLTVSALAYAIAGAGFVWVAPMLRGTEF
- a CDS encoding helix-turn-helix transcriptional regulator; protein product: MKNKIKEKRKALKLTQQELADQTGVTRQTILAVEHNKYVPSLQLAFNIAKALKTDLQDIFIDE
- a CDS encoding DUF1538 domain-containing protein: MNILLSKFKEVSFSVLPITVLVLLMHFFLVPLETDVLVRFLIGGLFVIIGLGIFLFGAELGIVPIGTLMGKSIARTNKVSIVAVLGLVLGFLITFAEPDLQILANEVNVASGGTLSATLIVSVVSVGVGIMVAIGLLRILFNKPLNKLFAVTYFGIMVLGVFVSEEFLAISVDASGATTGAMTTPFILALGYGVSQLKGGKHAEEDSFGMVGLASAGPIFMVMILSLVRGLGGIEGESAVILESQGILLPFIRILPTMLKESLLSLLPLTILFIAFDMWKFKLTRFRRDKIFKGLFYTFFGLSIFMTGVQAGFMDAGRILGEGVALIPNRSLLLVVGFLMGMVVVLAEPAVYVLTEQVEDVTSGHIKKKSILVTLSIGIAFAVMLSMLRITSEHLKLWHLLLPGFMLATVLSFKVPNIFVGIAYDSGGVASGPMTATFVLAFAQGAASAIPTANVMTDGFGVIAMIAMMPIIAIQILGFLYALKTKKRGG